A window of Campylobacter cuniculorum DSM 23162 = LMG 24588 contains these coding sequences:
- a CDS encoding STT3 domain-containing protein has product MMKKEFSRSFLNRLNQYYNENFILFMLLAFCFSVLCRLYWVFWASEFAQFFFNEQLMIVSNDGYAFAEGARDMIAGFHQENDLSYYGSSLSALTYYLYKFTPFSFESIILYMSTFFSSLIVVPLILISREYKCVLMGFIAALLASIANSYYNRTMSGYYDTDMLTITLPMFILFFMVRLLEKKDFFSLIALPFFIGIYLWWYPSSYTLNVSLIGFFFIYILVFYRQEKIFYIAVILSLLTLSNIAWFYQSAMIVLLFALFAFKERYFKFSLIAFLIFATLIFLTFSGGIDPILYQLRFYIFRSDESANLTQTFAYFNVSKTIQETENISLDIFMQRISASVAVFLCSLWGFFWFLKEHKSMILSLPMLFLGFLALKSGLRFTIYAVPIMALGFGFLSIQCLNRIERLKYTPNLNKIKYSCWILLLCFFLFALINFLWLLWKNDFVLDKVSYFRIFVDLYFENSFLFLLLLFAIFTPFIINLLYKKRVRQVQIVSVMGILIFALFFALKHIYEYKIATVFNHNEATLLDDFKNKISREDYIVAWWDYGYPIRYYSDVKTLVDGGKHLGKDNFFPSFVLSKEQRAAANMARLSVEYTEKSFKTPYDDLLQEMMKDYGYNNVDLFLASLEKDDFELKTPKTRDIYLYFPARMASIFSTVASFSYVNLETGEFENNFTFSPASYQGEKDGLIYLSNNILLSNDFRSFMFNDKIYTLNSLIELNSVRQKDYKIIPIDENAIFYLFYIKDTNIPFQFILMDKAMFNSAFVQMFFLSNYDENLFELVVNSNEAKIFKLKI; this is encoded by the coding sequence ATGATGAAAAAAGAATTTTCGCGGTCGTTTTTAAATCGATTGAATCAGTATTATAATGAAAATTTCATTTTATTTATGTTACTTGCTTTTTGTTTCAGTGTTTTATGCCGCTTGTATTGGGTGTTTTGGGCAAGTGAATTTGCTCAATTTTTTTTCAATGAGCAATTGATGATTGTTTCAAATGATGGCTATGCCTTTGCTGAAGGTGCAAGAGATATGATTGCTGGGTTTCATCAAGAAAATGACCTTTCTTATTATGGCAGTTCTCTTTCTGCTTTGACTTATTATCTTTATAAATTCACTCCTTTTAGCTTTGAGAGCATTATTTTGTATATGAGTACTTTTTTTTCTTCTTTAATCGTTGTGCCACTCATTTTAATCTCTAGAGAATACAAATGCGTTTTAATGGGCTTTATCGCGGCTCTTTTAGCAAGCATTGCAAACAGCTATTATAATCGCACAATGAGCGGATACTATGATACAGATATGCTAACTATAACCTTACCTATGTTTATCTTGTTTTTTATGGTGAGACTTCTTGAAAAGAAAGATTTTTTTTCTTTGATTGCCCTGCCTTTTTTTATAGGAATTTATCTTTGGTGGTATCCTTCAAGCTATACTTTAAATGTTTCATTGATAGGATTTTTTTTCATTTATATTTTAGTCTTTTATAGACAGGAAAAGATTTTTTATATTGCGGTGATACTTAGTTTGCTCACACTTTCAAATATTGCTTGGTTTTATCAAAGTGCGATGATTGTTCTGCTTTTTGCTTTATTTGCTTTTAAAGAAAGGTATTTTAAATTTTCTTTGATTGCCTTTTTAATTTTTGCAACTTTGATATTTTTGACTTTTAGCGGTGGAATCGACCCTATACTTTATCAACTTCGTTTTTATATTTTTAGGAGTGATGAGAGTGCAAATTTAACTCAAACTTTTGCATATTTTAATGTGAGTAAAACCATACAAGAGACTGAAAATATTTCTTTGGATATTTTTATGCAAAGAATCAGTGCTAGTGTTGCGGTTTTTTTATGTTCTCTTTGGGGCTTTTTTTGGTTTCTTAAAGAACACAAAAGCATGATTTTAAGCTTGCCTATGCTATTTCTTGGCTTTTTGGCTTTAAAAAGTGGGTTGCGTTTTACGATTTATGCTGTGCCTATAATGGCTTTGGGTTTTGGTTTTTTAAGCATTCAATGTTTAAACAGGATTGAAAGATTAAAATACACTCCTAATTTAAATAAAATCAAATATTCTTGCTGGATTTTATTGCTTTGTTTTTTTCTTTTTGCTTTGATTAATTTTTTATGGCTTTTATGGAAGAATGACTTTGTTTTGGACAAAGTTTCATATTTTAGAATTTTTGTTGATTTGTATTTTGAAAATTCATTCTTGTTTCTTTTATTGCTCTTTGCGATTTTTACTCCTTTTATCATCAATCTTTTATACAAAAAACGCGTAAGACAAGTGCAAATTGTTTCTGTCATGGGAATTTTAATTTTTGCTTTATTTTTTGCTCTTAAACACATTTATGAGTATAAAATCGCTACCGTTTTTAACCACAATGAAGCCACACTTTTAGATGATTTTAAAAACAAAATTTCAAGAGAGGATTATATCGTTGCTTGGTGGGATTATGGCTATCCTATACGCTATTATAGTGATGTAAAAACTTTGGTTGATGGAGGAAAGCATTTAGGGAAAGACAATTTTTTTCCTTCTTTTGTATTGAGTAAAGAGCAAAGAGCAGCAGCAAATATGGCAAGACTTAGCGTAGAATACACAGAAAAAAGCTTTAAAACACCTTATGATGATTTGCTACAAGAGATGATGAAAGATTATGGATACAATAATGTTGATTTATTTTTAGCAAGTTTAGAGAAAGATGATTTTGAGCTAAAAACCCCAAAAACTAGGGATATTTATCTTTATTTTCCTGCGAGAATGGCATCTATTTTTTCAACCGTTGCAAGTTTTTCTTATGTGAATTTAGAAACCGGTGAATTTGAAAATAATTTTACCTTCAGTCCCGCGTCCTATCAAGGCGAAAAAGATGGGCTGATATATCTTAGTAATAATATTTTATTGAGCAATGACTTTAGAAGTTTTATGTTTAATGATAAAATTTACACACTCAATAGTCTTATAGAATTAAATTCTGTGCGTCAAAAAGACTATAAAATCATTCCTATCGATGAAAATGCAATTTTTTATCTTTTTTATATCAAAGATACAAATATACCTTTTCAATTTATTTTAATGGACAAAGCTATGTTTAATAGTGCTTTTGTTCAAATGTTTTTTTTAAGCAATTATGACGAAAATTTATTTGAGCTTGTTGTTAATTCTAATGAAGCAAAGATATTTAAGTTAAAGATATGA
- a CDS encoding N-acetylgalactosamine-N,N'-diacetylbacillosaminyl-diphospho-undecaprenol 4-alpha-N-acetylgalactosaminyltransferase, translating to MQKLAIFIYSLGSGGAERVVATLLPILNLKFQVHLILMNDKISYEIPPCNIHFLEQSRPDENSLMKFIKLPFLALKYKKLCKNLQIDIQFVFLNRPNYIALFARIFGLKSRLVINECTTPSVMYAKKNVNSFINRSLIRFLYPKADLILANSKGNEEDLIEVFNINAQKCQILYNAIDLENIEKKALEAIPLQDKFILSVGRLDEGKNHKLLIKAYARLKTDLKLVILGEGILKNDLENLIEELNLKDKVLLLGFDSNPYKYMSKCEFFAFASIFEGFSNVLIESLACSCAVVCTEHKSGAKELFGNDEFGLLVQVNNENSMFNGLKLMLEDENLRQTYKKKARLRALDFDKVKIARMALKYLIG from the coding sequence ATGCAAAAATTAGCAATTTTTATTTATTCTTTAGGAAGTGGCGGGGCTGAAAGGGTTGTTGCAACTTTATTACCGATTTTAAATTTAAAATTTCAAGTGCATTTGATTTTAATGAATGATAAAATTTCTTATGAAATCCCCCCTTGCAATATCCATTTTTTAGAACAATCTCGTCCCGATGAAAACTCTTTAATGAAATTTATAAAACTCCCTTTTTTAGCTCTAAAATACAAAAAACTCTGCAAAAATTTACAGATAGACATACAATTTGTTTTTTTAAATCGTCCTAATTATATCGCTTTGTTTGCAAGAATTTTTGGCTTAAAATCAAGACTTGTTATCAATGAATGCACCACTCCAAGTGTAATGTATGCGAAAAAAAATGTCAATTCTTTCATCAATCGTTCTTTAATCCGCTTTCTGTATCCTAAGGCGGATTTGATTTTAGCAAATTCTAAGGGCAATGAAGAAGACTTAATCGAAGTTTTTAATATCAATGCTCAAAAATGTCAGATTTTATACAATGCAATTGATTTAGAAAATATTGAAAAAAAAGCTTTAGAAGCTATACCTTTGCAAGATAAATTTATACTTAGTGTTGGCAGACTTGATGAGGGGAAGAATCACAAACTTTTAATCAAAGCTTATGCAAGATTAAAAACAGATTTAAAACTTGTGATTTTAGGCGAAGGTATTCTTAAAAACGACTTAGAAAATTTGATTGAAGAATTGAATTTAAAAGATAAAGTTTTGCTTTTAGGCTTTGATTCTAATCCTTATAAATATATGAGTAAATGCGAATTTTTTGCGTTTGCTTCAATTTTTGAAGGATTTTCTAATGTTTTGATTGAAAGTCTTGCTTGTTCTTGTGCTGTGGTTTGCACCGAGCATAAAAGTGGAGCTAAGGAGCTTTTTGGTAATGATGAATTTGGTCTTTTGGTTCAGGTTAATAACGAAAATAGTATGTTTAATGGTTTAAAACTCATGCTTGAAGATGAAAATCTCAGACAAACTTATAAAAAAAAGGCGCGATTACGTGCTTTGGATTTTGATAAGGTTAAGATTGCTAGAATGGCTCTAAAGTATTTGATAGGATAA
- the pglD gene encoding UDP-N-acetylbacillosamine N-acetyltransferase produces the protein MEKTEKIYIYGNSGHGAVCEDVARAMGYKECLFLDDNKGTAFDENLPKHDMFIAIGDNATRKKIYEKVVKYGFKVVNLIHPSAVISSSASLAKSGILVMPLVVINAQSKISKGVILNSSCVIEHECEIGEFSHISVGAKIAGNVKIGKLCFLGVNSSVLPNLSLADESILGGGALLTKSIESKDILVGIPAKTLKKDKK, from the coding sequence ATGGAAAAAACTGAAAAAATTTATATTTATGGAAACAGCGGACACGGAGCCGTGTGCGAAGATGTAGCAAGGGCTATGGGCTATAAAGAATGTCTTTTTTTAGACGATAATAAAGGCACTGCTTTTGATGAAAATTTACCAAAACACGATATGTTTATCGCCATAGGAGATAATGCCACAAGAAAAAAAATTTATGAAAAAGTGGTAAAATATGGTTTTAAAGTTGTGAATTTAATCCACCCCAGTGCTGTGATTTCTAGCAGTGCAAGTTTAGCAAAGAGTGGAATTTTAGTCATGCCCTTAGTTGTGATTAATGCTCAATCAAAAATCAGCAAAGGTGTGATTTTAAATTCCTCTTGTGTGATTGAACACGAGTGTGAAATTGGTGAATTTTCACACATTAGCGTCGGAGCTAAAATAGCAGGTAATGTCAAGATAGGAAAATTATGTTTTTTGGGGGTAAATTCTTCTGTTTTACCTAATTTAAGCTTAGCTGATGAGAGCATTTTGGGTGGTGGAGCACTTTTGACTAAGAGTATTGAAAGCAAAGATATTCTTGTTGGAATTCCTGCAAAAACATTAAAAAAGGATAAAAAATGA
- the pglC gene encoding undecaprenyl phosphate N,N'-diacetylbacillosamine 1-phosphate transferase, which produces MYEKFIKRILDFCLALLLLVLFSPLILFVALLLKLTQKSVIFTQERPGLNEKIFKIYKFKTMSDERDEKGELLPDELRLKSFGKIIRTLSLDELLQLFNVLKGDMSFVGPRPLLCEYLSLYNEEQKLRHRVRPGITGWAQVNGRNDISWKRKFELDVYYVKNISFCLDVKILFLTAFKVLKRSGVNKQGCVTTEKFNGKN; this is translated from the coding sequence ATGTATGAAAAATTCATTAAAAGAATTTTAGATTTTTGTTTGGCTCTATTGCTTTTAGTGCTTTTTTCTCCTTTGATTTTATTTGTGGCTTTGCTGTTAAAACTAACGCAAAAATCTGTCATTTTCACTCAAGAAAGACCCGGATTAAATGAAAAAATTTTTAAAATTTACAAATTTAAAACAATGAGTGATGAAAGGGATGAAAAAGGAGAACTTTTGCCTGATGAATTGCGTTTAAAATCTTTTGGTAAGATAATTAGAACCTTAAGTTTGGATGAACTTTTGCAACTTTTTAATGTTTTAAAAGGAGATATGAGTTTTGTGGGTCCTAGACCCTTGCTTTGCGAGTATTTAAGTCTTTATAATGAAGAGCAAAAACTAAGACATAGGGTAAGACCGGGAATTACAGGTTGGGCACAAGTGAATGGAAGAAATGATATATCGTGGAAAAGAAAATTTGAACTTGATGTGTATTACGTGAAAAATATTTCTTTTTGTTTGGATGTGAAAATTTTATTTCTTACTGCATTTAAGGTCCTCAAACGCAGTGGAGTTAATAAGCAAGGTTGCGTTACAACGGAAAAATTCAATGGAAAAAACTGA
- the pglA gene encoding N,N'-diacetylbacillosaminyl-diphospho-undecaprenol alpha-1,3-N-acetylgalactosaminyltransferase: protein MKIGFLSHSGMSVYHFRMPIIRALEARGDEVFVIVPKDDYTLKLENLGLKLIIYELNRKSINPLVVLKNFLHLKKLLKTLNLDLIQTAAHKSNTFGVLAAKCAKIPYIFALVEGLGSFYISEDFKSKFVRLSINFLYKISFKIAHKLIFVNSSDAQFMRNLGLRNEKICIIKSVGVNLKKFFPIPIPLESKQEIFKEFQMPQKAIVLMVARALWHKGVKEFYEAAELLKDKANFVLIGGRDENPSCAPLEFLTSACVFYLGAREDIAYWLNLCDIFVLPSYKEGFPVTILEAKACAKACVVSDCEGCIEAVENGFDGLFSKTRDSKDLAQKIALLLEDERLRKNLAQNAFKNVLQYDENLIAQKYLQIYDEALKGN, encoded by the coding sequence ATGAAAATAGGATTTTTAAGCCATTCAGGCATGAGCGTTTATCATTTTAGAATGCCTATTATCAGGGCTTTAGAAGCTAGAGGTGATGAGGTGTTTGTCATTGTTCCTAAGGATGATTATACCTTAAAACTTGAAAATTTAGGGCTTAAACTCATCATTTATGAGCTTAACAGAAAGAGCATTAATCCTTTGGTTGTGCTTAAGAATTTCTTGCATTTAAAAAAACTTTTAAAAACTTTAAATTTGGATTTAATACAAACTGCTGCACATAAGAGCAATACCTTTGGAGTCCTTGCTGCAAAATGTGCGAAAATTCCTTATATTTTTGCTCTTGTTGAGGGATTGGGTTCTTTTTATATCAGCGAAGATTTTAAAAGCAAATTTGTGCGTTTAAGCATTAATTTTTTATACAAAATCAGCTTTAAAATCGCTCATAAATTGATATTTGTAAATTCTAGCGATGCACAATTTATGCGAAATTTAGGACTTAGGAATGAAAAAATTTGCATTATAAAATCTGTTGGAGTTAATCTTAAAAAATTTTTTCCCATCCCAATCCCTTTAGAAAGCAAACAAGAAATTTTTAAAGAATTCCAAATGCCTCAAAAAGCGATAGTTTTAATGGTCGCTAGGGCTTTATGGCATAAGGGAGTCAAAGAATTTTATGAAGCAGCAGAGCTTTTAAAAGATAAAGCAAATTTCGTTTTAATAGGCGGACGCGACGAAAATCCTAGTTGTGCTCCGCTTGAATTTTTAACCTCTGCTTGTGTGTTTTATTTGGGAGCTAGAGAAGATATTGCATATTGGCTTAATCTCTGCGATATTTTTGTTTTACCGAGCTACAAAGAAGGTTTTCCTGTAACGATTTTAGAAGCTAAGGCTTGTGCTAAGGCTTGTGTTGTAAGTGATTGCGAAGGCTGTATTGAAGCGGTGGAAAATGGTTTTGATGGACTTTTTTCAAAAACAAGAGATTCTAAGGATTTGGCTCAAAAGATAGCCTTGCTCTTAGAAGATGAAAGGTTAAGAAAGAATCTTGCACAAAACGCCTTTAAAAATGTCTTACAATATGATGAAAATTTGATTGCTCAAAAATATTTGCAAATTTATGATGAAGCATTAAAAGGAAATTAA
- the pglE gene encoding UDP-N-acetylbacillosamine transaminase — protein MRFFLSPPHMSGNELKYIHEVFKSNYIAPLGEFVDRFEQSVKDYTQSKNALALNSATAALHLALRVSGVKEGDLVLASSFTFIASVAPIYYLKAKPIFIDCDETFNLDINLLKIAIKECEKPPKALILTHLYGNSAKMDAILEICKENHIILIEDAAEALGSFYKEKALGTFGDFGVYSFNGNKIITTSGGGILVGKDEKQIQKARFYSTQAREDCLHYEHLDYGYNYRLSNVLGAIGVAQMEVLEQRVLKKRQIYEWYKEFLSKYFVFLDELEHSRSNRWLSTALIDFKQEELFKEQKSIQSSQKELTLHPKISKLIHDLKIQKIEARPLWKAMHTQGVFTSQRAYVNGNSELFFQKGLCLPSGTAMNKDDVEAICKEILKSIEA, from the coding sequence ATGAGATTTTTTCTTTCTCCTCCGCATATGAGCGGCAATGAATTAAAATACATACACGAAGTTTTTAAGAGCAATTATATCGCACCTTTAGGAGAATTTGTTGATAGATTTGAACAAAGTGTGAAGGATTATACTCAAAGCAAAAATGCCTTAGCTTTAAATTCAGCCACAGCAGCCTTACATTTGGCTTTAAGAGTGAGCGGGGTTAAAGAAGGGGATTTGGTTTTAGCCTCTTCTTTTACTTTTATTGCTTCAGTTGCACCGATTTATTATCTTAAGGCTAAGCCTATTTTTATAGATTGTGATGAAACTTTTAATCTTGATATTAATTTGCTTAAAATCGCAATTAAAGAATGCGAAAAACCGCCAAAAGCTTTGATTTTAACACATCTTTATGGAAATAGTGCAAAAATGGATGCTATCCTTGAAATTTGCAAAGAAAATCACATCATTTTAATCGAAGATGCCGCTGAAGCCTTAGGTTCTTTTTATAAAGAAAAAGCCTTAGGAACTTTTGGAGATTTTGGAGTCTATTCTTTTAATGGCAATAAAATCATTACCACTTCAGGAGGTGGAATACTTGTTGGAAAAGATGAAAAACAAATTCAAAAAGCGAGATTTTACAGCACTCAAGCAAGAGAGGATTGTTTGCATTATGAGCATTTAGATTATGGCTATAATTATAGATTGAGCAATGTTTTAGGAGCTATTGGTGTTGCACAAATGGAAGTTTTAGAGCAAAGAGTGCTTAAAAAGCGACAAATTTATGAGTGGTATAAGGAATTTTTATCCAAATATTTTGTTTTTTTAGATGAACTTGAACATTCAAGATCAAATCGTTGGCTTAGTACTGCTTTGATTGATTTTAAACAAGAAGAGCTTTTTAAAGAACAAAAAAGCATTCAAAGCTCACAAAAAGAACTTACTTTGCATCCAAAAATTTCAAAGCTCATCCATGATTTAAAAATTCAAAAAATTGAAGCCAGACCTCTTTGGAAAGCAATGCACACTCAAGGGGTTTTTACATCTCAAAGAGCCTATGTCAATGGAAATAGCGAGTTATTTTTTCAAAAAGGACTTTGTTTGCCAAGTGGCACAGCAATGAATAAAGATGATGTAGAGGCAATTTGCAAAGAGATTTTAAAAAGTATAGAGGCTTAA